One part of the Perognathus longimembris pacificus isolate PPM17 chromosome 10, ASM2315922v1, whole genome shotgun sequence genome encodes these proteins:
- the N4bp1 gene encoding NEDD4-binding protein 1: MAARAVLDEFTAPADKAALLERSRGRIEGLFGVSLAVLGALGAEEPLPARIWLQLRGTQEAVHSAKEYVKGICEPELEERECYPTAMHCIFVGAESLFLKSLIQDTCADLCVLDIGLLGIRGSAEAVVMARSHIQQFVKLFENNENIPSSQKESEIKREFKQFVEAHADIYTMDLLILPTSLKKELLTLTQGEDNLFQTGDDDVIEVRDGQQPEFTQNTETGMNISRDEIVLQEDARNKAGTPISELTKQMDTIFSSSPDVLKVPVNGASPDEEALSKERACYKRRYSDSEERHTKKQFSLENVQEEELLHGGKTSAGNGIDSSDSSTEVNLNPDVKDTTEEMEYNILVNFFKTMGYSQEIVEKVIKVYGPSTEPLLLLEEIEKENKRFQEDREHSPGTSYPETNKTKSKSISSINEFTTDSFQKKTQNHTQQTMVEKFSQLLSKPCTSNCKISTFRTVPIEQKHEIWGSDQNYHCNVDLETDGLSPSVAPSSPKEINLVSRGALSHQQKSPVFPENGLQQQPEPLLPNNMKSTYEKRSGCCTSPQSKPDCLSISPPMPLSHLLPSVSDARFSGPSENIDSSVTGVQRFRDTLKVPYKLELKNEPGRMDLKHIVIDGSNVAITHGLKKFFSCRGIAIAVEYFWKLGNRNITVFVPQWRTRRDPNITEQHFLTQLQELGILSLTPARMVFGERIASHDDRFLLHLADKTGGIIVTNDNFREFVTESISWREIITKRLLQYTFVGDIFMVPDDPLGRSGPRLEEFLQKDGFSRDMQPLFSALPSVGMFDPSFRVPGTQVASTSHQPLPRIQGASSSPWLSQQSRFPLLPNLPTVQHNLPMPAQRSSAETSELREALLKIFPDSEQRLKIDQILVAHPYMKDLNALSAMVLD; the protein is encoded by the exons TGTGAACCTGAGCTAGAAGAAAGAGAGTGTTACCCCACAGCCATGCACTGCATTTTTGTTGGAGCAGAGAGCCTGTTTCTGAAGAGCTTGATTCAGGATACTTGTGCTGACCTTTGTGTCCTAGACATTGGTCTTCTTGGCATTAGAGGAAGTGCTGAAGCTGTGGTCATGGCCAGGAGCCATATTCAGCAATTTGTAAAGCTCTTTGAGAACAATGAGAACATACCCAGCAGTCAGAAAGAATCAGAGATAAAAAGGGAATTCAAACAATTTGTTGAAGCCCATGCAGACATTTACACAATGGATTTACTGATTTTGCCTACTTCCTTGAAGAAAGAACTTTTAACACTCACACAGGGTGAGGATAATCTATTTCAAACAGGAGATGATGATGTTATTGAAGTAAGAGATGGCCAACAACCAGAGTTCACACAGAATACTGAGACAGGAATGAATATTTCTAGAGATGAAATTGTTTTGCAGGAAGATGCAAGAAATAAAGCTGGGACTCCTATTTCAGAGCTTACAAAACAAATggacacaatcttttctagttcCCCAGATGTGCTTAAAGTTCCAGTAAATGGGGCAAGCCCAGATGAAGAGGCCCTTTCCAAAGAGAGAGCTTGTTACAAAAGGAGATATTCTGATTCAGAGGAAAGGCATACCAAGAAAcagttttctttagaaaatgtTCAAGAAGAAGAGCTCTTGCATGGTGGTAAGACATCAGCTGGAAATGGAATCGATTCATCTGATTCTTCTACTGAAGTAAATTTAAATCCCGATGTAAAAGACACTACTGAGGAAATGGAATACAACATTCTTGTAAACTTTTTTAAAACCATGGGCTATTCCCAAGAAATTGTTGAGAAGGTCATTAAGGTATATGGGCCTTCTACTGAACCGTTATTGCTCTTagaagaaattgaaaaagaaaataaaaggtttcAAGAAGACAGAGAACATTCACCTGGTACTTCATATCCAgaaaccaacaaaaccaaaagtaaaagtattaGCAGCATAAATGAGTTTACAACAGATTCCTTTCAGAAGAAAACACAGAATCACACACAGCAAACTATGGTAGAAAAGTTTTCTCAGTTACTATCTAAACCATGTACCTCAAATTGCAAAATTAGTACTTTCAGAACTGTGCCAATAGAACAGAAACATGAAATCTGGGGTTCAGACCAGAACTATCATTGTAACGTAGACCTTGAAACTGATGGCCTTTCACCCTCTGTTGCCCCTTCAAGTCCCAAAGAAATTAATCTTGTCTCAAGAGGAGCCTTAAGTCACCAGCAAAAAAGTCCAGTTTTTCCTGAAAATGGTTTACAACAGCAGCCAGAACCCTTGCTTCCAAATAATATGAAGTCTACCTATGAGAAACGTTCAGGATGTTGTACCTCTCCTCAGTCCAAGCCAGATTGTCTGTCCATTTCCCCACCAATGCCACTGTCCCATTTGTTACCTTCAGTTTCTGATGCAAGGTTTTCAGGACCCTCTGAAAATATCGACTCCTCAGTTACCGGGGTTCAAAGATTTCGAGATACTCTAAAAGTACCCTACAAGCTGGAATTAAAAAATGAACCAGGGAGAATGGATTTGAAGCATATTGTTATAGATGGGAGCAATGTTGCAATTAC ccATGGCCTGAAAAAGTTCTTTTCTTGTCGTGGAATTGCAATTGCAGTTGAATATTTTTGGAAGCTTGGCAACAGAAACATCACTGTATTTGTCCCTCAGTGGAGAACAAGGCGTGACCCTAATATCACAG AGCAGCACTTCTTAACCCAGCTCCAGGAGCTTGGAATATtatctttaactcctgcccgGATGGTCTTTGGAGAAAGAATTGCTTCTCATGATGACAG GTTTCTACTACACTTAGCGGACAAAACTGGTGGCATAATTGTAACAAATGATAACTTCAGAGAATTTGTGACTGAGTCAATCTCCTGGAGAGAAATTATTACAAAAAG ATTGCTTCAGTATACATTTGTGGGGGATATATTTATGGTTCCTGATGATCCTTTGGGAAGAAGTGGACCTCGACTAGAAGAATTTCTTCAGAAGGATGGCTTTTCAAG AGACATGCAGCCGCTGTTCAGTGCTCTGCCTAGTGTGGGCATGTTTGACCCCAGTTTCAGGGTCCCTGGTACCCAGGTAGCCAGCACCAGTCACCAACCTCTGCCCCGGATTCAGGGAGCCTCTTCCAGCCCTTGGCTCTCTCAGCAGTCCCGCTTCCCCCTCCTACCAAACCTTCCCACTGTGCAGCACAACCTACCCATGCCAGCACAGAGATCTTCTGCTGAAACCAGCGAGCTGAGGGAGGCCCTGCTAAAGATCTTCCCTGATTCCGAGCAGAGGCTGAAAATCGACCAGATCTTGGTGGCCCATCCATACATGAAAGATCTGAATGCCCTCTCTGCCATGGTGTTGGACTGA